A genomic region of Lysinibacillus sp. 2017 contains the following coding sequences:
- a CDS encoding FMN-binding negative transcriptional regulator has protein sequence MYIPKQFNLKDELEIRKIIDEHSFATLISQHDGAPFATHLPLYLSDDHVYLYGHFARPNPQWKDINNQTVLAIFQGPHCYISPSWYETKDAVPTWNYVTVHITGEMELIDDEAELSASLNTLISKYESPSSSYSIEEVDSNYLSNLSKGVQGFKLKIKQIEATAKLSQNHSTERQIAVIEHLEKRGKTDDLEIAKLMRNNLNR, from the coding sequence ATGTATATTCCAAAGCAATTCAATCTAAAAGACGAATTAGAGATTCGTAAAATAATTGATGAACATAGCTTTGCCACGCTTATTTCTCAACATGATGGTGCGCCATTTGCAACGCATCTACCACTTTATTTAAGTGACGATCATGTATATCTCTACGGTCATTTCGCGCGTCCAAATCCGCAATGGAAAGACATAAATAATCAAACGGTACTCGCCATCTTCCAGGGCCCTCACTGTTATATTTCTCCTTCTTGGTATGAAACAAAGGATGCCGTTCCTACGTGGAATTATGTAACCGTACATATTACGGGTGAAATGGAATTAATCGACGATGAAGCGGAATTAAGTGCATCGCTAAATACATTAATTTCAAAATATGAATCCCCTTCTAGTAGTTATTCTATTGAGGAAGTTGATTCGAATTATCTTTCGAATTTAAGTAAAGGTGTTCAAGGCTTTAAATTAAAAATAAAACAAATCGAAGCTACGGCAAAACTAAGTCAAAACCACTCTACCGAAAGACAAATCGCTGTAATTGAACATCTTGAAAAACGCGGAAAAACGGATGACTTAGAAATTGCAAAACTTATGAGAAATAATCTGAATCGATAA
- a CDS encoding DUF3231 family protein, which produces MGILSGNPKEEPLHYGEVFNIWANLAGNNGLIAAYQTFINHTGDEDLKKILEDLIQCMKEENKPLENILKMNGVGLPPSPPERPMARLEDIPVGARFNDPEISAAASLDIAAGLVACSQAMGMSTREDIAMMYGQFHMAKAQIGAKLLRLNKSKGWLIPPPLHVK; this is translated from the coding sequence ATGGGAATATTATCTGGAAATCCTAAAGAAGAACCATTACATTATGGTGAGGTATTTAATATTTGGGCTAATCTTGCTGGGAATAATGGATTAATTGCTGCATATCAGACTTTTATTAATCACACTGGCGATGAAGACTTAAAGAAAATACTTGAAGATTTAATTCAATGCATGAAAGAGGAAAATAAGCCACTCGAGAATATTTTAAAAATGAACGGTGTTGGTCTTCCACCTTCCCCTCCAGAACGTCCAATGGCAAGGCTAGAAGACATCCCTGTTGGTGCACGCTTTAATGATCCCGAAATTAGTGCCGCCGCATCATTAGATATCGCTGCAGGCCTAGTCGCATGTAGTCAAGCGATGGGTATGTCAACTAGAGAAGACATCGCCATGATGTATGGACAATTCCATATGGCAAAAGCCCAAATTGGAGCAAAACTCTTAAGATTGAATAAATCAAAAGGTTGGTTAATTCCTCCACCACTGCATGTGAAATAA
- a CDS encoding uroporphyrinogen-III decarboxylase has translation MKATKFAELKHEQLDEIKRLEEKLDVTLIAYNLLAPEINTHNGNNNDVINPS, from the coding sequence TTGAAGGCAACCAAATTTGCAGAATTAAAACATGAACAATTAGATGAAATCAAACGCCTCGAAGAAAAATTAGATGTTACTTTAATTGCTTATAATCTCCTCGCCCCTGAAATAAATACTCATAACGGGAATAATAACGACGTCATTAACCCTTCTTAA
- a CDS encoding iron-containing alcohol dehydrogenase: MTEKITFTPFSYMGWGALSHLVEEVEKFNVQRILLVTDPFLEGLGITKRVTEPLEQAGFVVDVYKDVMPEPPLEIGEKLVAYARESQSELVIGLGGGSALDLAKLAGIITVHEGTVEDYLNLTGTKKITKKGLPTILIPTTSGTGSEVTNISVLSLETTKDVVTHDYLVANVAIVDPELTLSVPPKVTAATGVDALTHAVEAYISKNASPVSDALALQAIRLISQSLRTAVKDGRNVQARTDMSYGSYLAGLAFFNAGVAGVHALAYPLGGQFHIAHGDSNAVLLPYVMGYIRSSCEKRMKDVYDAMGFSSTNFSQEEASYKCVDELKRLVEDVGIPLTLKGFNIEESALESLTIDATKQTRILARSPMPLEKDDIFAIYESAFNGQVVEKA, encoded by the coding sequence ATGACTGAAAAAATTACATTTACGCCGTTTAGCTATATGGGCTGGGGTGCACTAAGTCATTTAGTTGAAGAAGTTGAAAAATTTAATGTGCAACGAATTCTATTAGTAACGGATCCATTTTTAGAAGGTTTAGGCATTACAAAGCGTGTAACAGAGCCTTTAGAGCAAGCGGGTTTTGTAGTTGATGTTTATAAAGACGTCATGCCTGAGCCACCGCTTGAAATTGGTGAAAAACTAGTAGCCTATGCACGAGAATCACAGTCTGAATTAGTCATTGGTTTAGGCGGAGGAAGTGCACTAGATTTAGCAAAATTAGCAGGCATCATCACGGTTCATGAAGGAACAGTGGAAGATTACTTGAACTTAACGGGTACAAAGAAAATTACGAAAAAAGGGTTACCAACAATTTTGATTCCGACAACTTCAGGGACGGGATCAGAAGTAACGAATATTTCGGTGCTGTCACTAGAAACAACGAAGGACGTTGTAACGCATGATTATTTAGTAGCCAATGTCGCGATTGTTGACCCGGAATTAACGTTATCGGTCCCGCCAAAAGTAACTGCAGCTACTGGAGTTGATGCGTTAACACATGCAGTGGAAGCGTATATTTCAAAAAATGCGAGCCCAGTATCTGACGCGTTAGCACTACAAGCTATTCGATTAATTAGCCAATCACTTAGAACGGCTGTTAAAGATGGTCGTAATGTACAAGCAAGAACGGATATGAGTTATGGCAGTTATTTAGCGGGACTGGCTTTCTTTAATGCAGGTGTCGCAGGTGTACATGCGTTAGCTTACCCATTAGGAGGTCAATTCCATATTGCTCATGGGGATTCAAATGCGGTGCTTTTACCCTATGTAATGGGCTATATTCGCTCAAGCTGTGAAAAACGCATGAAGGATGTCTATGATGCAATGGGCTTTAGCAGCACGAACTTTTCTCAAGAAGAAGCATCTTATAAATGTGTGGATGAACTAAAACGTCTTGTTGAAGATGTAGGCATTCCATTAACATTAAAAGGATTTAATATAGAAGAAAGTGCTTTAGAAAGTTTAACAATAGATGCAACGAAGCAAACACGTATTTTAGCACGTAGTCCGATGCCATTAGAAAAAGACGATATATTTGCCATTTACGAATCTGCTTTTAATGGACAAGTCGTGGAAAAAGCGTAG
- a CDS encoding TetR/AcrR family transcriptional regulator → MKHIDPRQLKSKGKLHKAYFTLQLKGQDQFSIQQLCDAAEVTRPTFYKLYKDIQELRIDIHESILAELKEALTIKNPRPLSKTPKKEMPENLRLLFQHIQIKHIAYETFFVYQPDAIFINGVKEIIKQYVTDGIQSSQSQDKMLRVKIELIISYVTGAYIESIIFWIKENYEISPEEMANNLIEISLYGPYIEQPTIEG, encoded by the coding sequence ATGAAGCATATAGATCCACGACAATTAAAGTCTAAAGGAAAATTACATAAAGCCTATTTTACGTTACAATTAAAAGGACAAGATCAATTTTCAATCCAACAGCTTTGTGATGCTGCCGAAGTAACGAGACCTACCTTTTATAAATTATATAAAGACATTCAAGAACTTCGCATCGATATTCATGAAAGTATTTTAGCAGAATTAAAAGAGGCACTAACGATTAAAAATCCACGTCCTTTATCAAAAACTCCCAAAAAAGAAATGCCCGAAAACTTAAGGTTACTGTTTCAACATATTCAGATAAAGCATATCGCATATGAGACGTTTTTTGTGTATCAACCTGATGCTATTTTTATCAATGGTGTTAAAGAAATTATCAAACAATATGTTACAGATGGGATTCAATCTTCTCAGTCTCAAGATAAAATGTTACGTGTCAAAATCGAACTAATCATTTCCTATGTGACAGGTGCTTATATTGAAAGTATCATCTTTTGGATTAAAGAAAATTACGAAATAAGTCCAGAAGAAATGGCAAATAATTTAATTGAAATATCATTATATGGCCCTTATATTGAACAGCCAACAATTGAAGGTTAG
- a CDS encoding GNAT family N-acetyltransferase, translating into MNTNNIYIRKMTDNDYGLMTKWLSTKEVLEFYGDINSPFTLEQVKEKYEPRVRGESRVTPFIVELDSLPIGFMQHYKLQAKVQKKYGYLEHQIIYGIDQFIGVPKLFNKGYGTIMVSKFIDLISKTTDAEIIILDPEISNERAIRCYEKCGFSQVKKINNDSALLMEFKNTQF; encoded by the coding sequence TTGAATACAAATAATATTTACATCAGAAAAATGACTGATAATGATTATGGTTTAATGACCAAATGGTTAAGTACAAAAGAAGTCTTAGAATTTTATGGAGATATTAATTCACCCTTTACATTAGAACAGGTAAAGGAAAAATATGAACCACGAGTTCGTGGAGAAAGTCGAGTTACTCCTTTTATTGTTGAGTTGGATAGTCTACCAATAGGTTTTATGCAACACTATAAACTACAAGCAAAAGTGCAAAAAAAATATGGATATTTAGAACATCAAATAATTTATGGAATTGACCAATTTATCGGTGTCCCTAAATTGTTTAATAAAGGCTACGGAACGATTATGGTTAGTAAATTTATTGACCTTATTAGTAAAACTACTGATGCTGAAATAATAATATTAGACCCTGAAATTTCTAATGAAAGAGCGATTAGATGTTACGAAAAATGTGGCTTTTCTCAGGTTAAAAAAATCAATAATGATAGTGCTTTATTAATGGAATTTAAAAATACCCAATTCTAA
- a CDS encoding 2OG-Fe(II) oxygenase, translated as MSVFVEDLQLKEATIFNHSGNKVKTNDREIEILAKFEEPLIVVLGSVLDNEECDALIQLSKDRLERSKIGSTRDVSEIRTSSGAFLTDVKHDVVTRVEKRIADIVGVPVEHGEGLHILNYKPGQEYKEHFDYFASTSKAASNNRIATVVLYLNDVEEGGETYFPKLNLSVVPKKGMAVYFEYFYNDQALNELTLHGGAPVVRGEKWIATQWIRRKRLD; from the coding sequence TTGTCAGTGTTTGTAGAAGATTTACAACTGAAGGAAGCCACTATTTTTAACCATAGTGGAAATAAAGTTAAGACAAATGATCGAGAAATTGAAATTCTTGCAAAATTTGAAGAACCGCTAATCGTAGTTTTAGGCTCTGTACTAGATAATGAGGAATGCGATGCCCTTATTCAATTGTCAAAAGACCGACTCGAGCGTTCGAAAATTGGTAGCACTAGAGATGTTAGCGAAATTCGAACGAGTAGTGGTGCCTTTTTAACAGATGTTAAGCATGATGTTGTGACGCGAGTGGAAAAAAGAATTGCCGATATCGTCGGAGTCCCGGTAGAGCATGGTGAAGGTCTTCATATTCTGAACTACAAACCTGGCCAAGAATACAAGGAGCATTTCGATTATTTTGCTTCTACTAGTAAAGCCGCGAGTAATAATCGTATCGCTACGGTTGTATTATACTTAAATGATGTGGAAGAGGGCGGCGAAACGTATTTCCCGAAACTAAATTTATCAGTTGTCCCGAAAAAAGGAATGGCTGTGTACTTTGAATACTTTTATAACGATCAAGCTTTAAATGAACTAACACTACACGGTGGAGCTCCTGTTGTCCGGGGAGAAAAGTGGATCGCTACTCAATGGATTAGAAGAAAAAGGCTCGATTAA
- a CDS encoding SDR family oxidoreductase — protein sequence MDRFEDKVIIVTGAGSGLGQATSLQLAKEGAKLVLVDLNQAGLDDTKSKILKVAPNADTLLISANVADEKAVEDYVQQTVNKFKKIDGFFNNAGVEGKQNLTEDYGIDEFQKVVSINLNGVFYGMKYVLKVMKAQGYGTIVNTASVGGIRGVGNQSGYSASKHGVVGLTRNSAVEYGEFGISIKAIAPGAIMTPMVEGSLRQIGGENWEQAGKEFVQSNPMKRFGKPEEIGYLVAFLLSYQADFINGAVIPIDGGQSYKY from the coding sequence TTGGATAGATTTGAGGATAAAGTTATTATCGTAACGGGTGCAGGTTCTGGTTTAGGACAAGCTACATCATTGCAGTTAGCAAAAGAAGGGGCAAAACTCGTTCTTGTTGATCTAAATCAGGCAGGCTTAGATGATACAAAATCAAAAATTTTAAAAGTTGCTCCAAATGCAGACACATTACTAATTTCCGCAAATGTGGCCGATGAAAAAGCAGTTGAAGATTATGTTCAACAAACGGTCAATAAGTTTAAGAAAATCGACGGCTTCTTTAATAATGCAGGTGTTGAAGGAAAGCAAAATTTAACAGAGGATTACGGGATTGATGAATTTCAAAAGGTTGTTTCAATTAACTTAAATGGCGTGTTCTATGGCATGAAGTACGTACTCAAAGTAATGAAAGCACAAGGATATGGCACAATCGTCAACACTGCATCTGTTGGAGGCATCCGAGGTGTAGGAAATCAGTCAGGCTATTCAGCAAGTAAGCATGGTGTTGTAGGATTAACGCGAAATTCAGCAGTCGAATATGGTGAATTTGGCATCTCAATCAAAGCGATTGCTCCGGGTGCAATTATGACGCCAATGGTAGAAGGCTCATTACGTCAAATAGGAGGCGAAAATTGGGAACAGGCCGGAAAAGAATTCGTCCAATCCAATCCTATGAAACGCTTCGGTAAGCCAGAGGAAATCGGCTATTTAGTGGCATTCTTGCTCTCGTATCAAGCCGACTTTATTAATGGTGCGGTTATTCCTATTGATGGTGGACAGTCATATAAGTACTAA
- a CDS encoding glucose 1-dehydrogenase encodes MGRLENKVAIITGAAQGMGAAHAKRFIEEGAKVVLTDLNEEKGSALAAELGESAIFVKHNVTSEEEWAVVIKKAEEAFGPVNILVNNAGISINKGLLDISLDEYRRIVDINQVSVLLGMRAVVPSMKKTEKGSIVNISSMNGLVAGAIGYTDTKFAVRGMTKAAAIELAGQGIRVNSVHPGVIATPMIQQADAKDAIEEFAKYIPLKRVAQPEEVSNIVLFLASEESSYSTGSEFVIDGGLTAQ; translated from the coding sequence ATGGGACGTTTAGAAAACAAAGTTGCTATCATAACTGGTGCAGCACAAGGTATGGGTGCAGCCCATGCAAAACGTTTTATCGAAGAAGGAGCGAAAGTTGTTCTGACTGATTTAAACGAAGAAAAAGGAAGTGCCTTAGCTGCAGAACTTGGTGAAAGTGCTATCTTCGTGAAACATAATGTAACGAGCGAAGAAGAATGGGCAGTAGTAATCAAAAAAGCAGAAGAAGCTTTTGGTCCAGTAAATATTTTAGTAAACAATGCAGGTATTTCGATTAACAAAGGATTATTAGATATTTCATTAGATGAATATCGTCGTATTGTTGACATTAACCAAGTATCTGTCCTATTAGGTATGAGAGCGGTTGTTCCTTCTATGAAAAAAACTGAAAAGGGATCAATCGTTAACATTTCTTCAATGAATGGTCTTGTGGCTGGCGCAATCGGTTATACAGATACTAAATTTGCCGTACGTGGTATGACAAAAGCAGCTGCTATTGAACTTGCTGGACAAGGTATACGTGTAAACTCTGTACACCCAGGTGTTATTGCAACACCAATGATTCAACAAGCAGATGCAAAAGATGCGATTGAAGAATTTGCAAAGTATATTCCTTTAAAACGCGTTGCTCAACCTGAAGAAGTATCGAATATCGTATTATTCCTAGCCTCAGAAGAATCTAGCTACTCAACAGGTTCAGAATTTGTTATTGACGGCGGTCTTACTGCACAATAA
- a CDS encoding DUF2268 domain-containing putative Zn-dependent protease (predicted Zn-dependent protease with a strongly conserved HExxH motif), with protein sequence MKFNLKTSASFILLLILLMLTSCTQTENSEKEQNTDDSKIMYTFENPQTSQKYKIIHVNSLFERYFEKVKDTPSESKLELYKKEVIQPVYSDCFENGEFIHMADSTLNKAPTSLTELKVVSDLIETRKDELNALIQDALLKSAQLLPSERDVAVCVFPSSNSKVWMYNVGAGKIVIPYNEYFDDDFIKISVAHEYHHSVWAEKYLSNHSVSVLDNLIFEGKAVMFGKTVYPDIDYTSIDLTYNKELWSKIEPDLNKKDLNRSLEIITGGNDLPLFYGYSEGYKMIKSFLDLNPNQSPEEWTALSTQEIIEKGKYFENYK encoded by the coding sequence TTGAAATTCAATCTAAAAACAAGCGCATCATTTATTCTACTTCTAATACTATTAATGCTCACTTCCTGTACGCAAACTGAAAATAGTGAGAAAGAGCAAAATACGGATGACAGCAAAATTATGTATACATTCGAGAACCCTCAAACCAGTCAAAAGTACAAAATCATTCATGTCAATTCATTATTTGAACGATATTTTGAAAAAGTGAAAGATACCCCAAGTGAGTCAAAGTTGGAGCTGTATAAGAAGGAAGTTATTCAGCCTGTATACAGTGATTGTTTTGAAAATGGCGAGTTCATACATATGGCGGATTCTACTCTTAACAAGGCTCCAACTAGTTTAACTGAATTAAAAGTAGTAAGCGATTTGATCGAAACGCGTAAAGATGAATTGAATGCACTCATTCAAGATGCACTGTTAAAATCTGCACAACTACTACCTTCTGAACGAGACGTAGCGGTATGTGTATTTCCTTCTAGCAATTCCAAGGTATGGATGTATAACGTTGGGGCTGGGAAAATCGTAATTCCCTATAATGAATATTTTGATGATGATTTTATTAAGATTAGTGTTGCCCATGAATATCATCACAGTGTTTGGGCAGAAAAATATTTAAGTAATCATTCTGTATCTGTTTTAGATAATCTTATTTTTGAAGGAAAGGCCGTCATGTTTGGGAAGACTGTTTATCCAGATATTGACTATACGTCAATAGACTTAACTTACAATAAAGAACTTTGGTCTAAAATTGAACCTGATTTAAACAAAAAAGACTTGAATCGTTCGTTAGAAATTATAACTGGTGGAAATGATTTACCGTTATTTTATGGTTACAGTGAAGGCTATAAGATGATTAAATCCTTTCTCGACTTAAATCCTAACCAATCTCCAGAAGAATGGACAGCATTAAGTACACAAGAGATTATCGAAAAAGGAAAATACTTCGAAAACTATAAATGA
- a CDS encoding manganese catalase family protein — MYYYKEELINIIKPDKPDPQAARVMQEILGGHYGEMRTMMQYFFQSSNFRGKETQYRDLLRGIFLEEIAHVELVQNTINQLLNDSGESVAPGNSGADQSPLDDAVRHANPHHYIVGAQSSLPVDAAGNPWNGSWVYAHGNLIADLLDNLVLESTGVLQKTRIYEMSSNQTFRETLAFLIVRDNAHQNAFAKALETLGVDWGKLFPVPNYDINKYPECRKFVDMGYHNIQFNFRLDPTRMSEIIQGQTPSRNGGQLNVTPPPEGFPVPTMPVMPNEHSPGLTDMNN, encoded by the coding sequence ATGTATTATTACAAAGAAGAGTTAATAAATATTATTAAACCCGATAAACCTGACCCACAAGCAGCTCGTGTTATGCAAGAGATTCTTGGTGGTCATTATGGCGAAATGCGAACGATGATGCAGTATTTTTTCCAAAGTTCCAATTTTAGAGGCAAAGAAACGCAATATCGCGATTTACTACGAGGCATTTTCTTAGAGGAAATTGCTCATGTTGAACTCGTACAAAATACAATCAATCAATTATTAAATGATTCAGGGGAATCTGTTGCACCTGGAAATAGCGGTGCAGACCAGTCTCCTTTAGATGATGCTGTCCGCCACGCAAACCCACATCATTATATTGTTGGCGCTCAATCCTCGTTACCTGTTGATGCTGCGGGAAATCCTTGGAATGGTTCTTGGGTTTATGCTCACGGGAACCTCATTGCAGATTTACTCGACAATCTAGTATTAGAATCAACGGGCGTACTTCAAAAGACACGTATTTACGAAATGAGTTCCAACCAAACCTTCAGAGAAACATTAGCATTTTTAATTGTTCGAGATAACGCGCATCAAAATGCCTTCGCAAAAGCGCTTGAAACATTAGGTGTTGATTGGGGCAAACTATTCCCCGTTCCGAATTACGATATTAATAAATATCCTGAATGTCGAAAATTTGTTGACATGGGTTACCATAATATTCAATTCAACTTCAGATTAGATCCTACGCGAATGAGTGAAATCATTCAAGGACAAACGCCTAGCAGAAATGGTGGCCAACTTAATGTAACGCCTCCCCCTGAAGGTTTTCCTGTACCAACTATGCCCGTCATGCCAAATGAGCATAGTCCAGGTTTAACAGATATGAATAATTAA
- a CDS encoding transposase, with protein MIFNILALLSFIIFGNIASTSIYQIIVDDAVFMTTIHALFIDFDFMVTAAYLGVFVIYRLMILVLEER; from the coding sequence ATGATCTTTAATATCCTCGCGCTTCTTTCATTCATTATTTTCGGTAATATTGCATCGACATCGATCTATCAAATTATTGTTGATGATGCGGTTTTTATGACCACAATTCATGCCCTCTTTATAGATTTCGACTTCATGGTAACTGCTGCCTATTTAGGGGTATTTGTTATTTATCGTTTAATGATACTGGTATTGGAGGAAAGGTAA
- a CDS encoding GNAT family N-acetyltransferase, with the protein MNVHTTTCTIEHLHALQSVSKETFYETFKNQNSEQNMETYLATAFSEETLTDELSNSNSTFYLLYVDENLAGYLKLNTEDAQTENMGNEALEIERIYVLGSFQKMGLGRILMNYALNIAKQQHKFKVWLGVWEKNVNAIAFYEKSGFVKTGSHSFMMGDEEQHDFIMMKTL; encoded by the coding sequence ATGAACGTTCATACAACAACGTGCACAATTGAACACCTGCACGCACTTCAATCTGTCAGTAAGGAAACATTTTATGAAACCTTTAAAAATCAAAACTCCGAACAAAATATGGAGACTTATTTAGCTACGGCCTTTTCCGAAGAGACGCTAACAGACGAGCTTTCAAATTCGAACTCGACATTTTATTTACTCTATGTAGATGAGAATCTCGCTGGGTATTTAAAATTGAATACTGAGGATGCACAAACTGAAAATATGGGGAACGAAGCTTTAGAAATCGAACGAATTTATGTACTGGGGTCATTTCAGAAAATGGGCTTAGGTAGAATTTTAATGAATTATGCACTCAACATTGCAAAACAGCAGCATAAATTTAAAGTATGGCTTGGTGTTTGGGAGAAAAACGTGAATGCTATTGCTTTTTATGAAAAGTCTGGCTTTGTTAAAACGGGCTCTCACTCCTTTATGATGGGTGATGAAGAACAACATGATTTTATAATGATGAAGACACTATAA
- a CDS encoding cupin domain-containing protein: protein MEFFSFAKENGRKVTHYESDFILSRLAIAEGRTVISYMYLEENGIIGYHEAPVNQILYIVQGEGFVCNEQKEYRKIQAGEAVFWTKGEWHETKTYAGLTAIVIEGETLNPEKLKKVTDPK, encoded by the coding sequence ATGGAATTTTTTAGTTTTGCTAAAGAAAACGGACGAAAAGTGACACATTATGAGTCAGATTTTATATTATCTCGATTAGCAATAGCGGAAGGAAGAACTGTTATAAGCTATATGTATTTAGAGGAAAACGGTATAATTGGCTATCATGAAGCGCCTGTTAATCAAATTCTTTATATCGTGCAGGGAGAGGGATTTGTTTGCAATGAGCAAAAGGAATATAGAAAGATACAAGCGGGGGAAGCGGTATTTTGGACAAAGGGCGAGTGGCATGAAACCAAAACATACGCAGGATTGACAGCAATCGTAATAGAAGGAGAAACGTTGAACCCTGAAAAACTGAAAAAGGTAACTGATCCAAAATAA
- a CDS encoding GrpB family protein has translation MRLGLKNGEVKLVPYEENWKDDFNIVKMALLEGTNLREFQIEHVGSTSIEGIQAKPIIDILVGVESLASLDKMFFSNLRKVGFYRLQVERPNEIVCAKFTDESFETKTHYIHIVELNKEKWRQMRFFRDYLNANEDVKQRYQALKNSFFRTDLNGINDYTEYKEPFVQSIFAKMEEI, from the coding sequence TTGCGTTTAGGATTAAAGAATGGAGAAGTTAAACTTGTACCATATGAAGAAAACTGGAAAGACGATTTTAATATTGTAAAAATGGCATTATTAGAAGGGACTAATTTACGAGAGTTTCAAATCGAACATGTTGGAAGTACGTCTATTGAGGGGATTCAAGCGAAACCGATCATTGATATTCTAGTTGGGGTAGAGAGTCTGGCATCGCTCGATAAAATGTTTTTTTCAAACCTTCGAAAAGTTGGCTTTTATCGATTACAGGTAGAAAGACCAAATGAGATTGTCTGTGCCAAATTTACAGATGAATCATTTGAAACGAAAACGCATTATATTCATATCGTGGAGTTAAACAAAGAAAAGTGGCGTCAAATGCGCTTCTTTAGAGATTATTTGAATGCAAATGAGGATGTGAAGCAACGATACCAAGCGTTGAAAAATTCCTTCTTTCGTACAGATTTGAATGGAATCAATGATTATACCGAATATAAAGAGCCGTTTGTCCAGTCGATATTCGCAAAAATGGAGGAGATATAA
- a CDS encoding N-acyl homoserine lactonase family protein, whose translation MCKNKKVYVLDTGTMKMDKNYMIAMHNPASIDAPHQPNEFVEFPVYAVLIDHPEGKILFDTGCNPDGMGEEGRWPEGVQKLFPAFQSEECYLINRLEQLSVRPEDIKYVVASHLHLDHAGCLELFTNAEIIVHDSELSNVMKSFAMTRDMGAYIWGDVMAWITKELRWRTIKPHEKEVKLAEGVKIINFGPGHAYGMLGLHIELPGHGNVLLASDALYTKESFGPPVKPPGILYDSVGYNHTVERIRQFVNENDSEIWFGHDADQFKTFKKSTEGYYE comes from the coding sequence ATGTGTAAAAATAAAAAGGTATATGTACTTGATACGGGAACGATGAAAATGGACAAGAATTATATGATTGCGATGCATAACCCAGCAAGCATTGATGCGCCACATCAACCAAATGAATTTGTGGAATTTCCAGTTTATGCGGTATTAATTGATCACCCAGAAGGAAAAATTCTTTTCGACACAGGCTGTAACCCGGATGGTATGGGCGAAGAAGGTCGCTGGCCAGAAGGGGTACAAAAATTATTCCCAGCGTTTCAAAGTGAAGAATGTTATTTAATTAACCGTTTAGAACAATTAAGCGTACGCCCTGAAGATATTAAATATGTTGTTGCATCCCATTTACATCTTGACCATGCAGGCTGCTTAGAGCTATTCACAAATGCAGAGATCATTGTGCATGATTCGGAACTTTCAAATGTTATGAAGTCATTTGCGATGACGCGCGATATGGGTGCCTACATTTGGGGCGATGTCATGGCGTGGATTACTAAAGAATTAAGATGGCGCACGATTAAGCCACATGAAAAAGAAGTGAAATTAGCTGAAGGTGTGAAAATCATTAACTTTGGTCCAGGACATGCTTACGGTATGCTAGGTTTGCATATTGAATTGCCAGGACACGGGAATGTTTTACTAGCATCCGATGCTCTTTATACAAAAGAAAGCTTTGGCCCTCCTGTGAAGCCACCGGGTATTTTATACGATTCAGTAGGGTATAACCATACAGTGGAACGCATCCGTCAGTTTGTAAATGAAAATGATTCGGAAATTTGGTTCGGTCATGATGCCGATCAGTTTAAAACATTTAAAAAATCGACTGAAGGTTATTACGAATAA